Sequence from the Fulvivirga ligni genome:
CCCGGCCAGAGTACTGCTTACTCAATATGTGAGCAAAGTAAGCCATTTAGAACTGGTAGGCACTTTCAAAAATCCGGTAGAAGCCATGAGTTATCTAAAAGATAATCAGGTAGATATCATACTTCTGGATATTCAGATGCCTGAGCTCACAGGGATTGAATTTTTAAAGTCGTTCACTCAAAAGCCAAAGGTAATTCTCACCACAGCTTATCCTAACTATGCCCTGGAAGGCTATGAGCTGGATGTGATTGATTACTTATTGAAACCGATAAAATTAGAGCGCTTTATTCATGCGGCCAACAAGGCTTATGATCTCATAAAGCTGGAGCAAAATACTCAGGCACCACAAGCCGAGAAAAGCACTATAACCATAAAAGCTGACCATAAGATTCATATCGTAAACCTTGCGGAAATTAAATACATAGAAGGTTTAAGAGAGTATGTACGCTTTCACATGACCACCGGAGAAAAACTCATAGCGCTCGAGTCATTAAAAAAACTGGAAACAACCCTGCCAGCTCAGCAGTTTTTCAGAATTCACAAGTCATATATTGTCAATAAGCAAATGGTGAAAGCCATATATGGCAATCAGCTAGAGCTCAACGGCATGTACCTCCCCATCGGTAAATCATACCGTGAGGAAGTGACTCAGAAGCTTACTTAGCATTTATTTGTGAAGTATATGTTGAGACTGGCCCCTGATTGCTTACCGCTACAAAGCCTTTCTTGCCATTAATGACTGTCGCTTGAAGCTGCTTTACATCATAGGGCATGAAAATACCACTTTGCTGATAGGTTAAGGGTTGGAAATGTCCCTTTCCATCGCCCAGCAGACACAGGCCAATGCCTGCATCAGCTCTTGGAGTTTCTACTTCAGATGAGAATAGATTGCCTGCGATTATGATGTCTTCATGGCCGTCATTATTCCAGTCGGCAATCACCATATCATTAATTGGTGCTAATTGGGCCTCATTGGGTAAATGATGAATTTTGTAACCCTTCCCGGTATTTTCCAGATAAATACTGGCGAAACTTTCCACGCTATAATGAAGCGAATTTTCTAATTCTTTATCACCATAAATATCTACAACATTGGCCTTAGAAAACGACTTATAATCTTTGTATTTAGCTTTTATTGTTGGAATCTGCTGAGATGAACAGCCTCTGCCACGAACAGGATATTCCTCACCGCTATTCTGATAGCTTAATACAATATCACTCTTATCATTATGATCAAAATCACTGGCGTAAACCTTAAAGGGCTTACCCTCATGAGCCTGGTATTTGTAGTTCTTACCAAGATTACCTAGCACATAATCAGTATCACCATCATGGTCAAAATCGGCCCCATCGATACTAAACCACCAGCCATGCATATTCTGATCAAAGTAATCGGATGACTTATCTTCAAACTTACTTCCATTGTTGAGATAGACCTTTAATTCCATCCACTCGCCCACTATCAGCAGATCAGTTTTACCATCATTATTAAAATCGCTCCAGAGGGCATCTGTTACCATGCCTAGGTTAGATGCACCAGGCATAACCTGATCAGTAACTATTTCAAATTTTGGACTTCCATTCTTAGTGTCATTTCTCAACAAATAGCTCACTCCTGGATAAGGATAATGACCGGGCGAAAGTCTACCACCCACAAACAGATCCAGGTCACCGTCACCATCATAGTCATAAGGTCGCACGCATGATCCGCTGCCTGTTATTTTTGGTAATTCTGCTTTAATAAATTTCCCTCGCTCATTGATGAATAACCTATCCTGATAGTATGCTTTATTTTGAAACTCATAGCCACCACTCACGATGTAAAGATCTGCATCACCATCGCCATCTGCATCGAAAAAGCTGGCTCCCAGGTCCTCATACTTTTTATCTTCATCTATCTGAAAATCAATCCTTTCCAGTTTTCCATCGGCCTTTTGTTTATATATAGCACCATTTTCACCAGAAGCCGCTCCGATATAATAATCATCCAGACCGTCATTATCAATATCCGCAACAGCCAGAGCCGGACCAAAGTTGGACATCTTGTGAGGTAACAAAACCTGTACATCAAAATCATTGAACATATTCTCCTTATGGACAGGTAATTCACTTTCAACCTTGGCAAATAGATGGTTTTTAGTTGCTGATTTTTGGTCTGATTTCTCTGCCTGGCTGTAATCAAATGTGATTATTTGGTTCGAACCCGCGGCTTTTTTCATTTGAACCCTTCCATCTGGCCAGTTTACGATGAGTGAATCAACCTGTGTGTTCTCTCCTAATCCGAAATAAAGTATTGGCTCCACTGAAGACTGGTAGCCTCTTGTTAAAGTCAGCTCTCCTACTTGAACTTGGCCCGCATGGTACACCATCACCTTAGTGCCTATGCCCAAACTGTTGTGCTTTGCGCCTTTAAAATTGACCTTCAGATAATTAGCGCCTTGCTCACTTGTGTTATTTTTATAGATGTAGGCTTCTTCATCAATATTGTTTACAATCAACTCCAGGTCTCCATCATTATCCAGATCCGCATATACAGCTCCATTTGAAAAGCCTTTATCCGTTAAGCCCCATTCCTCCATCTGTTTACTGAACGTGAGATCACCATTGTTTTTGAAAACATAATTGGCAATAGGCTCTGAAGGCATCTTCTGTACATTTTCAAGTTCTTTACTTTGCCTTTTCTGAGTACTGGCCTTGAAATAAACCTCACGCTCAGCATCCAGCTTTTTAAAGAAATCATTGTTATTAATATCCCTACGGGTGCCATTAGAAATGAAAATATCTTTTAATCCGTCATTATCAAAGTCAGCAAACAAGGGAGACCAGCTCCAATCGGTAGAAGACACCCCGGCCAGCTTGGCAATATTACTGTATTGAGGGTCTCCATTGTCATCAACACCACGGCTCATCTGCAATGAGTTATACATATATTGATGATGCAGACCCAGGTCTACCAGCTCATAGAAACCTTCAATATTCATTCCTGCCATATTTTCCTTGTTTCTTCTATGACCTTCAGGTGTCATATCTACCTGAAGTATGTCCATGAAGCCATCATTGTTAAAATCGGCAATATCAGCACCCATGCCGTAATATGAGGTTTGGCGTGTCACCTCTTTGCTCTTGTTACTAAAGGTGCCATCACCATTATTGATGTAGCAAAAATCAGGGCTGGCAAAGTCGTTAGATACATAAATATCTTTGTAACCATCATTGTTAAGATCTGAAATGGTGGCACTTAGAGATAAACCGAAGCTGAGTAAGCCGGCTTCTTCAGTAACATTAGTGAAAGAGCCATCT
This genomic interval carries:
- a CDS encoding FG-GAP-like repeat-containing protein; its protein translation is MVNRLAFKYILVLMVLASALTSCNDHAKTEQHSSSQTLFQKVSSDHSNITFANQLTETDTFNYFNYPYIYMGGGVAVADFNNDELPDIYFTGNMVENKLYLNKGGLKFEDISQASGTVGDGSWMHGITICDINNDGWKDIYISISGRQGQCRNQLFVNQGVNDQGIPVFKEEAAKYGIDDPGHSTQATFFDYDNDGDQDLYVANYPITDFKTPSFYYSEMIKHPKMDLSDHLYRNNGDGSFTNVTEEAGLLSFGLSLSATISDLNNDGYKDIYVSNDFASPDFCYINNGDGTFSNKSKEVTRQTSYYGMGADIADFNNDGFMDILQVDMTPEGHRRNKENMAGMNIEGFYELVDLGLHHQYMYNSLQMSRGVDDNGDPQYSNIAKLAGVSSTDWSWSPLFADFDNDGLKDIFISNGTRRDINNNDFFKKLDAEREVYFKASTQKRQSKELENVQKMPSEPIANYVFKNNGDLTFSKQMEEWGLTDKGFSNGAVYADLDNDGDLELIVNNIDEEAYIYKNNTSEQGANYLKVNFKGAKHNSLGIGTKVMVYHAGQVQVGELTLTRGYQSSVEPILYFGLGENTQVDSLIVNWPDGRVQMKKAAGSNQIITFDYSQAEKSDQKSATKNHLFAKVESELPVHKENMFNDFDVQVLLPHKMSNFGPALAVADIDNDGLDDYYIGAASGENGAIYKQKADGKLERIDFQIDEDKKYEDLGASFFDADGDGDADLYIVSGGYEFQNKAYYQDRLFINERGKFIKAELPKITGSGSCVRPYDYDGDGDLDLFVGGRLSPGHYPYPGVSYLLRNDTKNGSPKFEIVTDQVMPGASNLGMVTDALWSDFNNDGKTDLLIVGEWMELKVYLNNGSKFEDKSSDYFDQNMHGWWFSIDGADFDHDGDTDYVLGNLGKNYKYQAHEGKPFKVYASDFDHNDKSDIVLSYQNSGEEYPVRGRGCSSQQIPTIKAKYKDYKSFSKANVVDIYGDKELENSLHYSVESFASIYLENTGKGYKIHHLPNEAQLAPINDMVIADWNNDGHEDIIIAGNLFSSEVETPRADAGIGLCLLGDGKGHFQPLTYQQSGIFMPYDVKQLQATVINGKKGFVAVSNQGPVSTYTSQINAK
- a CDS encoding LytR/AlgR family response regulator transcription factor, with translation MTAKCIIIDDEHPARVLLTQYVSKVSHLELVGTFKNPVEAMSYLKDNQVDIILLDIQMPELTGIEFLKSFTQKPKVILTTAYPNYALEGYELDVIDYLLKPIKLERFIHAANKAYDLIKLEQNTQAPQAEKSTITIKADHKIHIVNLAEIKYIEGLREYVRFHMTTGEKLIALESLKKLETTLPAQQFFRIHKSYIVNKQMVKAIYGNQLELNGMYLPIGKSYREEVTQKLT